In Synechococcus sp. RS9909, one genomic interval encodes:
- the zwf gene encoding glucose-6-phosphate dehydrogenase yields the protein MSATITNPLRVGLRQERVIAPQCLIIFGASGDLTHRKLVPALFELFQQRRLPSEFALLGCARRPWSDEEFRQKMAEAMGAKVSDNRMAWDQFSAGMFYEPVDLQQPEDLVKLGHRLQEIDRLRATRSNRTFYLSVSPKFYGSGCRALADAGLLKDPDRSRVVIEKPFGRDYSSAQALNKVVQACGQEKQIFRIDHYLGKETVQNIMVLRFANTIFEPIWNRNYISSVQITAAETVGVEERAGYYETSGALRDMVQNHLTQMLAITAMETPGRFDPEAIRSEKAKVLQAARLADEQEPWNCCIRGQYGPGGSQVAPLAGYRQEPGVDPNSTTETYVAMKLFIDNWRWQGVPFYVRTGKRLPKRLSEVVLTFREAPVHLFDAAGGSPTANQLILRIQPDEGAEFRFDVKSPGSGMRSRPVEMEFSYDESFGEPSDEGYVRLLADAMLGDPTLFTRSDEVEAAWRLYTPLLELIEDSPWQLPIHPYESRTWGPAASDALLARDGLLWRRP from the coding sequence ATGAGCGCAACGATCACGAACCCGCTGCGGGTCGGCCTGCGTCAGGAACGGGTCATCGCCCCCCAGTGCCTGATCATCTTTGGCGCCAGCGGTGACCTGACCCACCGCAAGCTGGTGCCGGCCCTGTTCGAACTGTTCCAGCAACGGCGTCTTCCCAGCGAATTCGCCCTGCTCGGCTGTGCCCGCCGCCCCTGGAGCGACGAGGAGTTCCGCCAGAAGATGGCGGAGGCCATGGGCGCGAAAGTCAGCGACAACCGGATGGCCTGGGACCAGTTCTCAGCCGGCATGTTTTATGAACCGGTCGACCTGCAGCAGCCGGAGGATCTGGTGAAGCTGGGGCATCGCCTCCAGGAGATCGATCGGTTGCGGGCGACGCGGAGCAACCGCACCTTTTACCTCTCGGTATCACCGAAGTTTTACGGCAGCGGCTGCCGCGCCCTGGCGGATGCCGGGCTGCTCAAGGATCCGGATCGCAGTCGCGTCGTGATCGAGAAGCCCTTCGGCCGCGACTACAGCAGCGCCCAGGCGCTCAACAAGGTGGTGCAGGCCTGCGGCCAGGAGAAGCAGATCTTCCGCATCGACCACTACCTGGGCAAGGAGACGGTGCAGAACATCATGGTGCTGCGCTTCGCCAACACCATCTTCGAACCGATCTGGAATCGGAATTACATCTCCAGCGTTCAGATCACCGCCGCCGAAACGGTGGGGGTGGAGGAGCGGGCCGGGTACTACGAGACCTCCGGCGCCCTGCGCGACATGGTGCAGAACCACCTCACCCAGATGCTGGCGATCACCGCCATGGAAACCCCGGGTCGGTTTGACCCGGAGGCGATCCGCAGCGAGAAGGCGAAGGTGCTGCAGGCCGCTCGCCTCGCCGACGAACAGGAACCCTGGAACTGCTGCATTCGTGGTCAGTACGGACCGGGCGGCAGCCAGGTCGCTCCCCTGGCCGGCTACCGCCAGGAACCTGGCGTGGATCCGAACAGCACCACGGAGACCTACGTGGCGATGAAGCTGTTCATCGACAACTGGCGCTGGCAGGGGGTTCCCTTCTACGTGCGCACGGGCAAACGCCTGCCCAAACGGCTGAGCGAAGTGGTGCTCACCTTCCGGGAGGCCCCGGTGCATCTCTTTGATGCCGCCGGTGGCAGCCCCACAGCCAATCAGCTGATCCTGCGCATCCAGCCGGATGAGGGGGCGGAATTCCGCTTCGATGTGAAATCCCCCGGCTCAGGCATGCGCAGCCGTCCGGTGGAGATGGAGTTCTCCTACGACGAATCCTTCGGTGAACCCTCCGATGAGGGCTACGTCCGTCTGCTGGCCGACGCGATGCTCGGCGATCCCACCCTGTTCACCCGCAGCGATGAGGTGGAAGCAGCCTGGCGGCTGTACACCCCCCTGCTGGAACTGATTGAAGACAGTCCCTGGCAGCTCCCGATCCATCCCTACGAATCGCGCACCTGGGGACCGGCCGCATCGGATGCCCTGCTGGCCCGCGACGGTCTGCTCTGGCGCCGCCCCTGA
- a CDS encoding FAD-binding oxidoreductase — MRVSTAGSGDSQERMFTVVVLGLQSGRQRRAERRFTVGFSQLQATVRRITASGGTIQAVIPGAADGASPAPSSTPAAAAVTASAPKPAHKAVPVNLYKPKSPFIGTVTENYSLLAEGAIGRVQHITFDLSGGDPQLHYVEGQSIGIVPEGEDANGKPHKLRLYSIASTRHGDNYADHTVSLCVRQLQYEKDGETVNGVCSTYLCDIEPGSKVKITGPVGKEMLLPDDEDANVIMLATGTGIAPMRTYLRRMFEPKERELNNWHFRGKAWLFMGAPKTPNLLYDADFEHYQEQFPDNFRYTKAISREQQNSKGGRMYIQDRVLEHADEIFAMIEDPKTHVYMCGLRGMEPGIDEAMTAAAAAKGLDWSELRPQLKKAERWHVETY; from the coding sequence ATGCGTGTCAGCACGGCTGGTTCAGGCGACTCCCAAGAACGCATGTTCACCGTGGTGGTGCTTGGCCTTCAATCAGGACGTCAGCGTCGTGCTGAACGTCGCTTCACCGTGGGCTTCAGTCAGCTTCAGGCCACCGTGCGGCGCATCACGGCCAGTGGTGGCACGATCCAAGCGGTGATTCCGGGCGCCGCTGATGGCGCCAGCCCCGCCCCTTCGTCGACACCCGCCGCCGCCGCCGTGACAGCTTCCGCCCCCAAACCCGCCCACAAGGCCGTTCCGGTCAACCTCTACAAGCCGAAATCCCCCTTCATCGGCACCGTCACCGAGAACTACAGCCTGCTGGCGGAGGGTGCGATCGGGCGTGTGCAACACATCACCTTTGACCTGAGCGGTGGCGACCCCCAGCTGCATTACGTGGAGGGCCAGAGCATCGGCATCGTTCCCGAGGGCGAGGACGCCAACGGCAAACCCCACAAGCTGCGCCTCTACTCGATCGCCAGCACCCGGCATGGCGACAACTACGCCGACCACACCGTGTCGCTCTGCGTGCGCCAGCTGCAATATGAAAAGGATGGGGAGACGGTGAACGGCGTCTGCTCCACCTACCTCTGCGACATCGAGCCCGGCAGCAAGGTGAAGATCACCGGGCCGGTGGGCAAGGAGATGCTCCTTCCCGACGACGAGGACGCCAACGTGATCATGTTGGCGACGGGCACGGGCATCGCTCCCATGCGCACCTATCTGCGTCGCATGTTCGAGCCGAAGGAGCGGGAGCTCAACAACTGGCACTTCCGCGGCAAGGCCTGGTTGTTCATGGGAGCTCCCAAAACCCCCAACCTGCTCTACGACGCCGATTTCGAGCATTATCAAGAGCAGTTCCCCGACAACTTCCGCTACACCAAGGCGATCAGCCGCGAGCAGCAGAACAGTAAGGGCGGCCGGATGTACATCCAGGATCGGGTGCTCGAGCATGCCGATGAGATCTTCGCAATGATTGAAGATCCCAAGACCCATGTGTACATGTGTGGTCTGCGGGGTATGGAACCGGGCATCGATGAAGCGATGACCGCGGCGGCCGCCGCCAAGGGGCTCGACTGGAGTGAGCTGCGGCCCCAGCTCAAGAAAGCGGAGCGCTGGCACGTCGAGACCTATTGA
- a CDS encoding SRPBCC family protein — MAPVKGVRRQTIEQTMERLPQGVRRLAVQLRTPISVDLLWSVLTDYDQLSRFIPNLSSSTLDWREANRVRLSQVGSQQLLGLRFSASVQLELVEHRPEGLLQFRMLKGDFRRFEGSWRLQTLPDGSSLVYDLTVQGCLGMPVALIEQRLRSDLSANLLAVEREAQRRFALS, encoded by the coding sequence ATGGCACCGGTGAAAGGTGTGCGGCGCCAGACCATCGAGCAGACGATGGAGCGGCTGCCCCAGGGGGTACGTCGCCTGGCGGTGCAGCTGCGCACGCCCATCAGTGTGGATCTGCTCTGGTCGGTGCTCACCGATTACGACCAGCTGAGCCGCTTCATTCCCAACCTCAGCAGCAGCACGTTGGATTGGCGTGAGGCCAATCGCGTGCGCCTGTCGCAGGTGGGCAGTCAGCAGTTGCTGGGCCTGCGTTTCTCCGCCTCGGTGCAGTTGGAGCTCGTGGAGCATCGGCCCGAAGGCCTGCTCCAGTTCCGCATGCTCAAGGGCGACTTCCGTCGTTTTGAGGGCTCCTGGCGTCTGCAGACCCTGCCAGACGGCAGTTCGTTGGTTTATGACCTCACCGTCCAGGGATGTTTAGGCATGCCCGTGGCGCTGATCGAGCAGCGGCTGCGCAGCGATCTCTCCGCCAATCTGCTCGCCGTGGAGCGGGAGGCACAGCGACGGTTCGCGCTGTCCTGA
- a CDS encoding histidine kinase produces the protein MDGNGPNPRQQLKLLLVAARHHLSSGDLRSLIQFLEHEDCGFDVTLQMSDPTQQPELLELHRLVVTPALVKLQPSTKQVFAGSSIFQQLRSWLPRWQQDEVVSGLGLSLQPTELDGSRTQRELQLEDQLLVLRQENETLIDRLGAQERLLRMVAHELRTPLTAATLALQSQQLGQIDLERFQDVLKRRLDEIALLSKDLLEVGSTRWEALFNPQRLDLASVAAEAILELEKLWLGRDVAIHTDIPSDLPKVYADQRRMRQVLLNLLENALKYTQDGGRIALTMLHRTSQWLQISICDSGPGIPEEEQQRIFQDRVRLPQTSGGTSGFGVGLSVCRRIVEVHGGKIWVVSEPREGACFFFTVPVWQGQDQINPVASLTEGQSDA, from the coding sequence GTGGATGGGAACGGTCCCAATCCGCGACAGCAGCTCAAGCTCCTGCTGGTGGCCGCCAGGCACCACCTCTCCAGCGGCGATCTTCGCTCCCTGATTCAGTTTCTCGAACACGAAGACTGCGGTTTCGACGTCACGCTTCAGATGTCGGACCCCACCCAGCAACCAGAACTGCTCGAGCTGCATCGGCTGGTGGTGACCCCGGCGCTGGTGAAGCTGCAGCCCTCAACGAAACAGGTGTTTGCGGGCAGCAGCATTTTTCAGCAACTGCGCAGCTGGCTGCCCCGCTGGCAACAGGATGAGGTGGTGAGCGGCCTTGGCCTCAGCCTGCAACCCACAGAACTGGATGGCAGCCGCACCCAGCGCGAGCTGCAACTGGAAGACCAACTGTTGGTGTTGCGCCAGGAAAACGAAACCCTGATCGACCGCCTCGGCGCTCAGGAACGCCTGCTGCGCATGGTGGCCCACGAACTGCGCACACCGCTGACGGCAGCCACTCTCGCCCTGCAGAGCCAACAACTCGGACAGATCGACCTGGAGCGCTTCCAGGATGTGCTCAAACGCCGCCTCGACGAGATCGCCCTGCTCTCCAAGGACCTGTTGGAAGTGGGAAGCACGCGCTGGGAGGCCCTGTTCAATCCCCAACGGCTCGACCTGGCCAGCGTGGCGGCGGAAGCGATTCTTGAGCTGGAAAAACTCTGGCTGGGCCGGGATGTGGCGATTCACACCGACATCCCCTCAGATCTGCCGAAGGTCTACGCCGATCAGCGGCGCATGCGCCAGGTGTTGCTCAACCTGTTGGAGAACGCCCTGAAATACACCCAGGACGGTGGTCGCATCGCCCTGACCATGCTGCACCGCACCAGTCAGTGGTTGCAGATCAGCATCTGCGACAGCGGCCCGGGGATTCCCGAGGAGGAGCAGCAACGCATCTTTCAGGATCGGGTGCGACTGCCACAGACCTCCGGCGGCACCTCAGGATTCGGCGTGGGCCTGTCGGTGTGCCGACGGATTGTGGAGGTGCATGGCGGCAAGATCTGGGTGGTTTCCGAACCGCGGGAGGGCGCCTGCTTTTTCTTCACCGTTCCAGTCTGGCAAGGACAGGATCAGATCAACCCGGTGGCGTCCTTGACGGAGGGTCAGTCAGACGCCTAA
- the pepN gene encoding aminopeptidase N, protein MAPLSTSPDQTKALVRLCDYRPYPFRIPTIDLDVVIGDRQVQVTTVLRIEPRSDQAPDDQVTETLELRGVALELVSLQVDGQPWPAEAYRQDATTLVLHQPPQAPFSLTTVCRFDPHANTSLEGLYASGGMLTTQCEAEGFRRITFHPDRPDVLSRFRVRIEADRERYPVLLSNGNAVSSGPLARDPSRHEAIWDDPFLKPSYLFALVAGNLREVRDRFLTRSGRSVNLRLHVEPGDEPYTAHAMASLKRSMAWDEQVYGLEYDLDEFNTVAVRHFNMGAMENKSLNIFNSKLVLADAETATDGELERIESVVAHEYFHNWSGNRITCRDWFQLSLKEGLTVFRDQCFTADLHSAALKRIEDVAMLRNTQFREDAGPTAHPVKPDAYQAIDNFYTTTIYEKGAELIRMLRTLLGEERFMAGMRLYFQRHDGEAATTEDFVAAILEGACAKGEPLSFDPSQFQRWYHQAGTPTVTVQSQWEAGKGRLTLELQQATPPTPGQAQKQPLVIPLLWALIGSDGRLGEERLLVLDQAEQTLVVEGLPVAEQPPALSLFRQFSAPVHWQAHQGDDALFTLFAHDDDAFARWDAGQQLWRRLLLARANGSGDAALEQRMVTALSVLLGPDGESDPAVLATLLGFPGAAELEGLQAEADPPALYRAACALRSALGTALAPLLQRRLAEAASGLARPWPEGQGERQLTALIWSWLAAAANGAVRAEALAAVNGPSMTLARAALRALQPIDCAERDQALQAFHDRWLERPVIFDSWFALEASTPRPDGLERVAALLRHPRFDPMAPNAVRAVLGGFAANPLLFHAPDGSGYRFMAEQIAVVDQRNPITASRMAKVFSRWRSYAPARQDAVQQALKALDSADLSTNTREVVGLMLAS, encoded by the coding sequence ATGGCCCCCCTTTCAACCTCTCCCGATCAGACGAAAGCCCTGGTTCGCCTCTGCGACTACCGGCCCTATCCCTTCCGGATCCCCACGATCGATCTCGATGTTGTGATCGGGGATCGGCAGGTGCAGGTCACCACCGTTCTGCGGATCGAGCCACGCTCGGATCAGGCGCCTGACGATCAGGTGACTGAGACGCTCGAACTGCGCGGTGTGGCGTTGGAGTTGGTCAGTCTTCAGGTGGATGGCCAGCCCTGGCCGGCCGAGGCCTATCGGCAGGATGCCACCACGCTGGTGCTGCATCAGCCACCGCAGGCGCCATTCAGCCTCACCACGGTCTGTCGCTTCGATCCCCACGCCAACACCTCGCTGGAGGGTCTCTATGCCAGCGGCGGCATGCTCACGACCCAGTGCGAGGCGGAGGGCTTTCGGCGCATCACTTTCCATCCCGACCGGCCGGATGTGCTCAGCCGTTTCCGGGTGCGCATCGAGGCCGACCGGGAGCGCTATCCAGTGCTGCTCTCTAACGGCAACGCCGTCAGCAGCGGACCTCTGGCGCGGGATCCCTCACGCCATGAGGCGATCTGGGACGATCCTTTTCTTAAACCCTCCTATCTCTTTGCCCTGGTGGCGGGCAATCTGCGGGAGGTGCGTGATCGCTTCCTGACCCGTTCCGGCCGCAGCGTCAACCTGCGTCTGCATGTGGAACCCGGCGATGAGCCTTACACCGCCCATGCGATGGCCTCGTTGAAACGATCCATGGCCTGGGATGAACAGGTGTATGGCCTCGAATACGACCTCGACGAGTTCAACACCGTCGCCGTGCGCCACTTCAACATGGGCGCGATGGAGAACAAGAGCCTCAATATCTTCAACTCCAAACTGGTGTTGGCCGATGCGGAAACGGCCACCGATGGCGAACTGGAGAGGATTGAGAGCGTTGTTGCCCATGAATATTTCCATAACTGGTCGGGGAATCGGATCACCTGCCGCGACTGGTTCCAGCTCTCCCTCAAGGAGGGGCTCACCGTGTTCCGTGATCAGTGCTTCACCGCCGATCTCCATTCCGCTGCACTGAAGCGAATCGAGGATGTGGCGATGTTGCGCAACACCCAGTTCCGCGAGGATGCCGGTCCAACGGCCCATCCGGTGAAGCCCGACGCCTATCAGGCGATCGATAATTTCTACACAACTACGATCTACGAAAAGGGTGCCGAGCTGATCCGCATGTTGCGCACCCTGCTGGGGGAGGAGCGCTTCATGGCCGGCATGCGCCTCTACTTCCAGCGTCATGATGGCGAGGCAGCCACCACAGAGGATTTCGTGGCGGCCATTCTCGAGGGGGCCTGTGCCAAGGGCGAGCCCCTCAGCTTTGATCCGAGCCAGTTTCAGCGTTGGTATCACCAGGCCGGCACGCCCACGGTGACCGTGCAGAGCCAGTGGGAGGCAGGCAAGGGGCGTCTGACGCTGGAGCTGCAGCAGGCCACTCCCCCCACCCCAGGCCAGGCGCAGAAGCAGCCGCTGGTGATTCCCCTGCTCTGGGCGCTGATTGGATCGGATGGGCGGCTCGGTGAGGAGCGGCTGCTGGTGCTGGATCAGGCGGAGCAGACACTGGTGGTGGAGGGGTTACCCGTCGCCGAGCAGCCACCGGCCCTGTCGCTGTTCCGGCAGTTTTCCGCTCCGGTGCACTGGCAGGCCCACCAGGGCGACGACGCCTTGTTCACCCTGTTCGCCCACGACGACGATGCCTTCGCTCGCTGGGATGCGGGGCAGCAGCTCTGGCGTCGCCTCTTGCTTGCCCGGGCCAACGGCAGCGGCGATGCGGCGCTGGAGCAGCGCATGGTGACGGCGCTCTCGGTGCTGCTCGGGCCCGATGGCGAGTCGGATCCTGCCGTGCTCGCCACCCTGCTCGGTTTTCCCGGTGCTGCCGAGTTGGAAGGTCTGCAGGCGGAGGCGGATCCGCCGGCGCTCTACCGCGCTGCCTGCGCGCTGCGGAGTGCGCTCGGAACGGCGCTGGCCCCGCTGTTGCAGCGGCGTCTGGCGGAGGCGGCATCCGGCCTGGCCCGGCCCTGGCCCGAGGGGCAGGGGGAGCGGCAACTCACGGCCCTGATCTGGAGCTGGTTGGCGGCCGCGGCGAATGGCGCCGTGCGGGCTGAGGCTCTCGCCGCGGTGAACGGCCCCTCCATGACCCTGGCGCGGGCCGCCCTGCGCGCCCTGCAGCCGATCGATTGCGCCGAACGGGATCAGGCCCTGCAGGCTTTCCATGACCGCTGGCTGGAGCGGCCTGTGATTTTCGACAGCTGGTTTGCCCTGGAGGCGTCCACACCACGGCCGGATGGCCTGGAGCGGGTGGCCGCCTTGCTGCGCCACCCGCGTTTTGATCCGATGGCACCGAATGCCGTTCGCGCCGTGCTGGGCGGATTTGCCGCCAACCCTTTGCTGTTCCATGCCCCTGATGGCAGTGGCTACCGCTTCATGGCCGAGCAGATCGCCGTGGTCGATCAACGCAATCCGATCACCGCCTCACGCATGGCCAAGGTGTTCAGCCGTTGGCGGAGTTACGCCCCAGCTCGGCAGGACGCGGTGCAACAGGCCCTGAAGGCTCTCGATAGTGCCGATCTCTCCACGAACACGCGGGAGGTGGTGGGTCTGATGCTGGCGAGCTGA
- a CDS encoding glycoside hydrolase family 10 protein translates to MNNCDWRWSAALGLLGALTAAVTPTLQAAPLPPPPPPMGAAAALRPASTQFSSLKSRLASVGRKETLGVWLTNSPSPLYYDRRRLADAVEELHQAGFTTLYPNVWSRGTTFHRSRFAPVEPALAAAGVAIDPICTLSEEAHARDLRVIPWFEYGLMEPADAAVVKEHPEWVLQKADGSPITMLHNKPMVWLNPAHPQVRERFIGLVLEVMQRCRMDGLQLDDHFAWPVELGYDPYTVALYSRETGAPPPRDHTNRAWMTWRRRKLTGLLRELRASLEKRALPQRISLSPGPFRFAYNHWLQDWELWAVGELIDDLVVQNYAYSLKGFARDLDQPALRKARDWGLPVQIGVLAGFGKRTTPMPVLREKVRLARERGHGVIFFYWEGLWGEHAGEEGPALRRAAFQALGANGR, encoded by the coding sequence ATGAACAACTGCGACTGGCGGTGGTCCGCTGCACTCGGCCTGCTGGGGGCTCTGACAGCGGCAGTCACCCCGACGCTCCAGGCGGCCCCCCTGCCGCCGCCGCCGCCACCGATGGGCGCGGCGGCTGCCCTCCGACCAGCATCAACCCAGTTCAGCAGCCTCAAGAGTCGCCTGGCCTCGGTGGGGCGCAAGGAGACCCTTGGGGTCTGGCTCACCAACAGCCCCAGCCCCCTCTACTACGACCGGCGGCGCCTGGCGGATGCCGTCGAGGAGCTCCATCAGGCCGGGTTCACCACGCTCTATCCGAATGTGTGGAGTCGGGGCACCACCTTCCACCGCAGTCGCTTTGCCCCCGTGGAACCGGCCCTCGCCGCCGCCGGGGTCGCCATCGATCCGATCTGCACCCTGAGCGAGGAAGCCCATGCCCGCGACCTGCGGGTGATTCCCTGGTTCGAATACGGCCTGATGGAGCCAGCCGATGCCGCGGTGGTGAAAGAGCACCCCGAATGGGTGCTGCAGAAAGCCGATGGCAGCCCGATCACGATGCTGCACAACAAACCGATGGTGTGGCTCAATCCCGCCCATCCCCAGGTGCGGGAGCGCTTCATCGGTCTGGTGCTCGAGGTGATGCAGCGCTGCCGCATGGATGGGCTCCAGCTCGACGACCATTTCGCCTGGCCGGTGGAGTTGGGCTATGACCCTTACACCGTGGCGCTCTACAGCCGCGAAACCGGCGCGCCACCGCCCCGCGACCACACCAACCGGGCCTGGATGACCTGGCGTCGTCGCAAACTCACCGGCCTGCTGCGGGAGCTGCGCGCCAGCCTGGAGAAGCGAGCCCTGCCGCAACGGATCAGCCTCTCGCCAGGCCCCTTCCGCTTCGCTTACAACCACTGGCTTCAAGACTGGGAGCTCTGGGCGGTCGGCGAACTGATCGATGATCTGGTGGTGCAGAACTACGCCTACTCCCTCAAGGGCTTCGCGCGCGATCTCGATCAACCGGCCTTGCGCAAAGCGCGCGACTGGGGCTTGCCGGTGCAGATCGGGGTGCTCGCCGGTTTCGGCAAGCGAACCACACCGATGCCGGTGTTGCGCGAAAAAGTGCGCCTTGCCCGTGAACGCGGCCACGGCGTGATCTTCTTCTACTGGGAGGGGCTCTGGGGAGAACACGCCGGCGAGGAGGGGCCCGCCCTCAGGCGGGCCGCCTTCCAGGCCCTCGGCGCCAACGGCCGATGA
- a CDS encoding ribose-phosphate pyrophosphokinase, producing the protein MTSFLTAARAEQEKIQQDTRRLRLFSGTSNPSLAREIAAYLGVPDGPRVCKRFADGELYVQIQESIRGCDVFLIQPTCAPVNDHLMELLIMVDACRRASARQITAVVPYYGYARADRKTAGRESITAKLTANLLVTSGVDRVLAMDLHSAQIQGYFDIPCDHIYGSPVLVDYLSAQDLGDVVVVSPDVGGVARARAFAKQMQDAPLAIIDKRRTGHNMAESLTVIGDVADRTAILIDDMIDTGGTICAGARLLRQQGAKRVIACATHAVFSPPACERLSADGLFEQVVVTNSIPIPADRTFPQLQVLSVANMLGEAIWRIHEESSVSSMFR; encoded by the coding sequence GTGACCAGTTTCCTGACTGCAGCCCGTGCCGAACAGGAGAAAATCCAGCAAGACACCCGCCGCCTGCGCCTCTTCAGCGGCACGTCGAACCCGTCCCTGGCACGGGAAATCGCGGCCTATCTGGGCGTTCCCGATGGCCCTCGGGTGTGCAAGCGCTTCGCTGATGGTGAGCTCTACGTGCAGATCCAGGAATCAATCCGTGGCTGCGATGTGTTCCTGATCCAGCCCACCTGCGCTCCGGTGAACGACCACCTGATGGAGCTGCTGATCATGGTGGATGCCTGCCGGCGTGCCTCGGCCCGGCAGATCACGGCCGTGGTGCCCTACTACGGCTACGCCCGCGCCGACCGCAAAACCGCCGGGCGGGAATCGATCACCGCCAAACTCACCGCCAACCTGCTGGTGACCTCGGGGGTGGATCGGGTGCTGGCGATGGATCTCCACTCAGCCCAGATCCAGGGCTATTTCGACATCCCCTGCGATCACATCTACGGCTCGCCGGTGCTCGTGGATTACCTCTCGGCGCAGGATCTGGGTGATGTGGTGGTGGTGTCACCAGATGTGGGCGGCGTCGCCCGGGCCCGCGCCTTCGCCAAACAGATGCAGGACGCGCCCCTCGCGATCATCGACAAGCGCCGCACCGGTCACAACATGGCCGAAAGCCTCACCGTGATCGGTGATGTGGCCGATCGCACCGCCATCCTGATCGACGACATGATCGACACGGGTGGCACGATCTGTGCCGGAGCAAGGCTGTTGCGTCAGCAGGGCGCCAAACGGGTGATCGCCTGCGCCACCCATGCGGTGTTTTCGCCGCCGGCCTGCGAACGACTCTCCGCCGATGGCCTGTTCGAGCAGGTGGTGGTCACCAACAGCATCCCGATCCCCGCCGACCGCACCTTCCCCCAGCTCCAGGTGCTCTCGGTGGCCAACATGCTCGGGGAAGCGATCTGGCGCATCCATGAGGAGAGCTCCGTGAGCTCGATGTTCCGCTGA
- a CDS encoding LCP family protein has product MTPQQRRWLGQHPTRTLLRIATAAVAVGLVGAALSLVWPEADRVAADVPSAEDPTSLAPFPSRPVTVLVVGVDADRVEDSINQAAPKGAPNADMVMLVRFLAGQPLQILQLPVELAVHLPGRKAMQPLGASYRLGGVALTTDVVRELVGLPADEPERYVVVPRRALRDLVDGLGQVEVTLNQSYSHTDRSQNYKVNLQAGRQTLNGAQAEQLARFRATPLEEQARRIRQQWLLLAISEQLRQPNAITLLPGLLGEVASEVNSNLSSGEWLSLAAASLSSDQPPRISTLPLAPRAGKQTLRQLKADASRPLWPGGSSTDRPGG; this is encoded by the coding sequence ATGACCCCGCAGCAGCGCCGCTGGCTGGGCCAGCATCCGACGCGCACCCTCTTGCGGATCGCCACCGCCGCGGTGGCCGTTGGCCTGGTGGGGGCGGCCCTCAGCCTGGTGTGGCCTGAAGCGGATCGGGTGGCTGCTGATGTGCCCTCCGCCGAGGATCCCACCAGCCTCGCCCCCTTCCCCAGCCGCCCGGTCACGGTGCTCGTGGTGGGCGTCGATGCCGATCGGGTGGAGGATTCGATCAATCAGGCCGCCCCCAAGGGCGCTCCGAATGCCGACATGGTGATGCTGGTGCGGTTCCTGGCCGGCCAACCGCTCCAGATCCTGCAGCTGCCCGTGGAGCTGGCCGTGCATCTGCCCGGTCGCAAAGCAATGCAACCCCTGGGGGCCAGCTATCGCCTCGGTGGTGTGGCGCTCACGACCGATGTGGTGCGCGAGCTGGTCGGTCTGCCCGCGGATGAACCGGAGCGGTATGTGGTGGTACCGCGCCGGGCGCTCCGCGATCTGGTGGATGGACTCGGTCAGGTGGAGGTGACCCTGAATCAGTCGTACAGCCACACCGACCGCAGCCAGAATTACAAGGTGAACCTCCAGGCAGGACGCCAGACCCTGAACGGTGCCCAGGCCGAACAACTGGCGCGCTTCCGTGCCACGCCCCTCGAGGAACAGGCGCGGCGCATTCGCCAGCAATGGCTGCTGCTGGCAATCAGCGAGCAGTTGCGTCAACCCAATGCCATCACCCTCCTGCCCGGGCTGCTTGGTGAAGTGGCGTCGGAGGTGAACAGCAACCTCAGCAGTGGCGAGTGGCTGAGCCTGGCGGCGGCCAGCCTCAGCAGCGACCAACCGCCCCGGATCAGCACGCTTCCCCTGGCGCCCCGCGCCGGCAAGCAGACCCTGCGCCAGTTGAAGGCGGATGCCAGCCGACCCCTCTGGCCAGGCGGGTCTTCAACTGATCGACCAGGGGGGTGA